The following are from one region of the Fusobacterium sp. FSA-380-WT-3A genome:
- a CDS encoding ArsB/NhaD family transporter produces MFYLISGMLIFILTFYLIITEKVPSAWATMLGGLVMSLIGILNEEEALKAVYERLEILLLLIGMMMMVYIISETGVFQWFAIKVAQFTKGEPFRLIVMLSIITALCSAFLDNVTTILLMCPISILLANELRIDPFPFVMTEIMSANIGGLSTLIGDPTQLIIGSEGGLGFNEFLLNTAPMAIISMIILLGNVYFFYFRKVHISRDLKVRIMEMDSSRSLKDKKVLKISMIIFLLVLVGFVLNNFINKGLAIISLSGAIFLVVLTKKEPKEILENVEWETLFFFIGLFMMITGVENLHIIDFIGNKLIKLTEGSFSLALISITWISGFFTSIIGNVANAATISKIVNVMLPAFQDETNIKGLWWALSFGSCLGGNMTMLASATNVVAVTASKKAGCKIDFVKFLKFGASISIQTLIVATIYLLVRYN; encoded by the coding sequence ATGTTTTACTTAATTAGTGGAATGTTAATTTTTATATTAACATTTTATTTGATAATCACAGAAAAAGTTCCTAGTGCTTGGGCTACTATGTTAGGTGGACTAGTAATGTCATTAATAGGAATTTTAAATGAAGAGGAAGCTTTAAAAGCTGTTTATGAAAGATTAGAAATATTATTGTTATTAATAGGAATGATGATGATGGTATATATTATTTCAGAAACAGGAGTTTTTCAATGGTTTGCAATAAAAGTGGCTCAATTTACAAAAGGGGAGCCTTTTAGGTTGATAGTTATGTTATCAATAATAACAGCTCTATGTTCAGCATTTTTAGATAATGTAACAACAATTTTATTGATGTGTCCTATATCAATATTACTAGCTAACGAATTGAGAATAGACCCTTTTCCTTTTGTTATGACAGAGATAATGTCAGCTAATATAGGAGGATTATCAACTCTTATAGGGGATCCTACACAATTAATTATAGGCTCAGAAGGAGGACTAGGATTTAATGAATTTTTATTAAATACAGCTCCTATGGCTATTATTTCAATGATTATTTTACTAGGAAATGTTTATTTCTTTTATTTCAGAAAAGTGCATATATCAAGAGATTTAAAAGTAAGAATAATGGAAATGGATTCTAGTCGTTCTTTGAAAGATAAGAAAGTTTTAAAAATTTCAATGATAATATTTTTATTAGTTTTAGTTGGATTTGTATTAAATAATTTTATTAATAAAGGATTAGCAATAATTTCATTATCAGGAGCAATATTTTTGGTTGTTTTAACTAAAAAAGAACCAAAAGAGATATTAGAAAATGTAGAGTGGGAAACCTTGTTTTTCTTTATTGGGCTTTTTATGATGATAACAGGAGTTGAAAATTTACATATAATTGATTTTATTGGAAATAAACTTATCAAATTAACAGAAGGAAGTTTTAGTTTAGCCCTTATATCAATAACTTGGATTTCAGGATTTTTTACATCTATAATAGGAAATGTAGCTAATGCTGCTACTATTTCAAAAATAGTAAATGTAATGTTACCAGCTTTTCAAGATGAAACAAATATAAAAGGATTATGGTGGGCACTATCTTTTGGTTCTTGTTTAGGAGGGAATATGACAATGTTAGCTTCAGCTACTAATGTTGTAGCTGTAACAGCTTCTAAGAAAGCTGGTTGTAAAATAGATTTTGTAAAATTTTTAAAATTTGGAGCATCAATCTCTATTCAAACTTTAATAGTAGCAACAATATATTTGTTGGTAAGGTATAATTAG
- a CDS encoding nitroreductase family protein: MKIEENLTSEILRRTSRRKFTDEEITVEEEVKIVEVLDEINEERGLNFKVIVNDGDEIFDGFASYGLIRGCNSYIALIGDSKEKKIAEKIGFYGEYLVLKLVQMGFGTCWVGATYDHNEIKEDINLDYSERIYCLIAFGKTISDKKNGFEKLVSLIGKKRKGIYEIFPNIKKLDKESEKWVMKGIEFVRKAPSARNKQPWTFDIIENGIITISAEENFGYEKIDMGIAMLHFQQGAQLCGCKGEWRRRNGIWRFLVEEKDENTQI, translated from the coding sequence ATGAAAATAGAGGAGAATCTGACGAGTGAAATATTAAGAAGAACTTCAAGAAGGAAATTTACAGATGAAGAGATTACTGTTGAAGAAGAGGTAAAAATAGTAGAAGTACTGGATGAAATTAATGAGGAAAGAGGACTTAATTTTAAAGTAATTGTAAATGATGGTGATGAGATATTTGATGGTTTTGCTTCATATGGATTAATTAGAGGATGTAATTCTTATATAGCTCTTATAGGAGATTCTAAAGAAAAAAAGATAGCTGAGAAAATAGGTTTTTATGGAGAATATTTAGTTTTAAAACTTGTACAAATGGGATTTGGAACTTGTTGGGTTGGAGCCACTTATGACCATAATGAAATAAAAGAGGATATTAATTTAGATTATAGTGAAAGAATTTATTGTTTAATAGCCTTTGGAAAAACTATTTCAGATAAAAAAAATGGATTTGAAAAATTGGTTTCTTTGATAGGAAAAAAGAGAAAAGGTATTTATGAAATTTTTCCAAATATAAAAAAATTAGATAAAGAATCAGAAAAATGGGTAATGAAAGGAATTGAATTTGTTAGAAAAGCCCCTTCTGCCAGAAATAAACAACCTTGGACTTTTGATATTATAGAGAATGGAATTATTACAATTTCAGCTGAAGAAAATTTTGGATATGAAAAAATAGATATGGGTATAGCAATGCTTCATTTTCAACAAGGAGCTCAACTTTGTGGGTGTAAAGGTGAGTGGAGAAGAAGAAATGGAATATGGAGATTTTTGGTGGAGGAAAAAGATGAGAATACACAGATTTAA
- a CDS encoding biotin--[acetyl-CoA-carboxylase] ligase, translating to MRIHRFKEINSTNTFLKELPEKDEYEVAIASTQNSGRGRRGNYWASEEGGAYFSFVLKEKSDIDISQYMKLPLVVGYSLLRTFEILEKDLDFKFKWTNDIYINNKKISGILVEKNREDFIIGIGINLNNKITGEVASRGCSLSDITKKQYDIEEVIFKVIEDFKENINYYLSGNWNEILNYLNTKNYLLDKHIKIDLRNGNQKNGIAKEIDNSGEMIIEINGKREKFSIGEIHISK from the coding sequence ATGAGAATACACAGATTTAAAGAGATAAACTCAACAAATACTTTTTTAAAAGAGTTACCAGAAAAAGATGAATATGAAGTAGCAATAGCTAGTACTCAAAATTCAGGAAGAGGGAGAAGAGGAAATTATTGGGCTTCAGAAGAAGGAGGAGCCTATTTTAGTTTTGTTTTAAAAGAAAAATCTGATATAGATATTTCTCAATACATGAAACTTCCATTGGTTGTAGGATATTCTCTTTTAAGAACTTTTGAAATATTAGAAAAAGATTTGGATTTTAAATTTAAATGGACAAATGATATTTATATAAATAATAAAAAAATAAGTGGTATTTTAGTTGAAAAAAATAGAGAAGATTTTATTATTGGTATAGGAATAAACTTAAATAATAAAATAACAGGAGAAGTAGCTTCTAGAGGATGTTCTTTAAGTGATATAACTAAAAAACAATATGATATTGAAGAGGTTATTTTTAAAGTAATAGAAGATTTTAAGGAAAATATTAACTATTATTTAAGTGGTAATTGGAATGAAATTTTAAATTATCTAAATACTAAAAATTATCTCTTGGATAAGCATATAAAAATAGATTTAAGAAATGGAAATCAAAAGAATGGAATTGCTAAAGAGATAGATAATAGTGGTGAAATGATAATAGAGATTAATGGAAAAAGAGAGAAATTTTCTATAGGAGAAATACATATATCTAAATAA
- a CDS encoding ABC transporter ATP-binding protein, with product MDRKEILSFKDITFIREGRKILTGIDWVIKENEMWVLLGLNGTGKSTLLSMIPAYTFPTKGDFWVFGNKFGNYAWPKIRKKLGFVSSNLKIFSGTLNNQTVEKVILSGKYNTIGIYDEINENDIEKGKELLRDFNLEHLKNKKYEVLSQGEQRKVLLSRAFMANPELLILDEPCSGLDLKSREYYLKTLGKTIKEKRVPLIYVTHQIDEIIPEITHVAILGNDGKMLVTGKKEEVLTEENLFRLYGIKVKILWEENRPWLIVKN from the coding sequence ATGGACAGAAAAGAGATATTAAGTTTTAAAGATATAACTTTTATAAGAGAGGGAAGAAAAATACTTACAGGAATAGATTGGGTTATAAAAGAGAATGAGATGTGGGTATTATTAGGACTTAATGGAACAGGAAAATCAACACTTCTTAGTATGATACCAGCTTATACTTTTCCAACAAAAGGAGATTTCTGGGTATTTGGAAATAAGTTTGGAAATTATGCTTGGCCTAAAATAAGAAAAAAATTAGGTTTTGTAAGTTCAAATTTAAAGATATTTTCAGGAACATTAAATAATCAAACAGTTGAAAAAGTAATATTATCAGGAAAATATAATACCATTGGAATATATGATGAAATAAATGAAAATGATATAGAAAAAGGAAAAGAATTATTAAGAGATTTTAATTTAGAACATTTAAAAAATAAAAAATATGAAGTTTTATCACAAGGAGAACAAAGAAAAGTTTTATTATCAAGAGCTTTTATGGCAAATCCAGAATTGTTAATTTTAGATGAACCTTGCTCAGGGTTAGATTTAAAATCAAGAGAATATTATTTAAAAACTCTTGGAAAAACAATAAAAGAAAAAAGAGTTCCCCTTATATATGTAACTCATCAAATAGATGAGATTATACCAGAAATAACTCATGTGGCTATTTTAGGAAATGATGGAAAAATGTTAGTTACAGGAAAAAAAGAAGAAGTATTAACGGAAGAAAATTTATTTAGATTATATGGAATCAAAGTAAAGATTTTATGGGAAGAAAATAGACCTTGGTTAATAGTAAAAAATTAA